In Janibacter sp. CX7, a single genomic region encodes these proteins:
- a CDS encoding serine hydrolase: MTFSSETDRALTTRALTAQTEGRVPGLVAGVARDGRLEWSTGIGTVDVATPGEAPDDETQYPVASNSKTFTAVAVMALRDEGRLDLDDTVEQHLTDSTHASVTIRQLLSHTSGMQREPVGDVFDTMVMPSREDLLAGWSQAERVGRPHDRWHYSNLAYGVLGEIIGRLDGCTWEESIRRRILDPLELTRTGTTPSGRRAKGYYVPPFADVPREEPVIEAAALDPAGGLWSTATDLARWGGFVANPVEEVLSPDTLEEMCQPQVMADLTSWTSAWGLGFQLVRHEGRTWVGHTGGWPGSITGVFTERSSATTGLILMNNSAPVPPAAAAIELGTIAIEREPVQPEPWQPGTELPEDLVPLLGHWYSEGTHWVLSVREGALEARIAGQRKELPPAVFTAEGTDRYRTVSGHERGELLRVNRDASGTVTHLNWATYRFTREPLAFGQWL, from the coding sequence ATGACCTTCAGCTCCGAGACCGACCGCGCCCTCACCACCCGCGCCCTCACCGCGCAGACCGAAGGGAGGGTCCCCGGGCTCGTCGCCGGCGTCGCCCGCGACGGCCGGCTGGAGTGGTCCACGGGGATCGGCACGGTCGACGTCGCGACGCCGGGCGAGGCGCCCGACGACGAGACGCAGTACCCCGTGGCGAGCAACTCCAAGACCTTCACCGCCGTCGCCGTCATGGCGCTGCGCGACGAGGGCCGGCTCGACCTCGACGACACCGTCGAGCAGCACCTCACCGACAGCACCCATGCCTCCGTCACGATCCGCCAGCTGCTGTCGCACACCTCCGGCATGCAGCGCGAACCCGTCGGCGACGTCTTCGACACCATGGTCATGCCCTCCCGCGAGGACCTGCTCGCCGGCTGGTCGCAGGCCGAGCGCGTCGGGCGGCCCCACGACCGCTGGCACTACTCCAACCTCGCCTACGGCGTCCTCGGGGAGATCATCGGCCGCCTCGACGGGTGCACGTGGGAGGAGTCGATCCGTCGCCGCATCCTCGACCCGCTCGAGCTGACCCGCACCGGCACCACCCCCTCCGGCCGCCGGGCGAAGGGGTACTACGTCCCGCCCTTCGCCGACGTTCCCCGGGAGGAGCCGGTCATCGAGGCGGCGGCCCTCGACCCGGCCGGCGGGCTGTGGTCGACGGCCACCGACCTGGCCCGGTGGGGTGGCTTCGTCGCCAACCCGGTCGAGGAGGTCCTCTCCCCCGACACGCTCGAGGAGATGTGCCAGCCGCAGGTGATGGCCGACCTCACTTCGTGGACCTCCGCCTGGGGGCTGGGCTTCCAGCTCGTGCGGCACGAGGGGCGCACCTGGGTGGGCCACACCGGCGGCTGGCCCGGCTCGATCACCGGCGTCTTCACCGAGCGCTCTTCTGCCACGACGGGGCTGATCCTGATGAACAACTCCGCTCCCGTCCCGCCCGCCGCGGCCGCCATCGAGCTCGGGACGATCGCCATCGAGCGCGAGCCGGTGCAGCCCGAGCCCTGGCAGCCCGGGACCGAGCTGCCCGAGGACCTCGTCCCGCTGCTCGGGCACTGGTACTCCGAGGGCACCCACTGGGTGCTGTCGGTGCGGGAGGGCGCCCTGGAGGCCCGCATCGCCGGCCAGCGCAAGGAGCTGCCGCCCGCGGTCTTCACCGCAGAGGGCACCGACCGCTACCGCACCGTCTCCGGCCACGAGCGCGGTGAGCTGCTGCGGGTCAACCGCGACGCCTCCGGCACCGTCACCCACCTCAACTGGGCCACCTACCGCTTCACCCGGGAGCCGCTGGCCTTCGGCCAGTGGCTCTGA
- a CDS encoding AMP-binding protein has translation MNPLTIATTMAKRGMLNPGPPAAQVKQLAALKKWGFGLAGELRQAANRSPKAVAVIDETRGATTYAELLANSEKIAVVLRELGFGPGDRVGLLARNHVQAIEVMTATSAIGIDLVLGNTGLAGPQFAVVAEQQGIRGIIHDDEFAEVVAHLPQDLPRITETELARRIETTPRPHSLPVPAKGGRTIILTSGTTGTPKGAARKTPGGFGPLISIIDRIPLRAHDRILISAPIFHTWGYAAMQLSLALRATIVLQRRFKPQAARAALEELQPDAMFAIPVMLQRMMELPSDPAARSRRKLRVVATSGSAYPSGFTTKFMDEYGDVLYNLYGSTEASWVCIATPADMRRHANTAGTPPLGTVVKILDDDGKEVPTGQTGRIFCGNELVFDGYTNGNTKDFVDGLVSTGDMGHVDDGLYFVDGRDDDMIVSGGENVYPIEVEGLLAEHPAVREVSVIGVPDPDFGQRLAAFVALTEGHELTADEIKEHVRAHRARHCIPREVVFMDELPRNATGKILNRELRKHFA, from the coding sequence ATGAACCCACTCACCATCGCCACGACCATGGCCAAGCGGGGGATGCTCAACCCCGGGCCGCCGGCCGCCCAGGTCAAGCAGCTGGCCGCACTGAAGAAGTGGGGCTTCGGTCTCGCAGGCGAGCTGCGGCAGGCCGCCAACCGCTCGCCCAAGGCAGTCGCCGTCATCGACGAGACCCGTGGGGCGACCACCTATGCGGAGCTGCTCGCCAACTCCGAGAAGATCGCCGTCGTCCTGCGCGAGCTCGGCTTCGGCCCCGGTGACCGGGTCGGTCTGCTCGCTCGCAACCACGTCCAGGCCATCGAGGTCATGACCGCGACCTCCGCGATCGGCATCGACCTCGTCCTGGGCAACACCGGCCTCGCCGGCCCGCAGTTCGCGGTCGTCGCCGAGCAGCAGGGGATCCGCGGGATCATCCACGACGACGAGTTCGCCGAGGTCGTCGCGCACCTGCCGCAGGACCTGCCCCGGATCACCGAGACCGAGCTCGCCCGCCGCATCGAGACCACGCCGCGGCCGCACTCCCTTCCCGTCCCGGCGAAGGGGGGCCGCACGATCATCCTGACCTCCGGCACGACGGGCACGCCCAAGGGCGCGGCGCGCAAGACGCCGGGCGGCTTCGGCCCGCTCATCTCGATCATCGACCGGATCCCGCTGCGGGCGCACGACCGCATCCTCATCTCGGCCCCGATCTTCCACACGTGGGGCTACGCGGCGATGCAGCTCTCGCTCGCGCTGCGCGCGACGATCGTGCTGCAGCGTCGCTTCAAGCCCCAGGCGGCCCGGGCGGCGCTCGAGGAGTTGCAGCCCGACGCGATGTTCGCCATCCCCGTGATGCTCCAGCGGATGATGGAGCTGCCGAGCGACCCGGCCGCTCGCAGCCGCCGCAAGCTGCGCGTCGTCGCGACCTCCGGCTCGGCCTACCCCTCGGGCTTCACGACGAAGTTCATGGACGAGTACGGCGACGTGCTCTACAACCTCTACGGCTCGACCGAGGCGTCGTGGGTGTGCATCGCCACGCCCGCCGACATGCGGCGCCACGCCAACACGGCCGGCACCCCGCCGCTCGGCACGGTCGTCAAGATCCTCGACGACGACGGCAAGGAGGTGCCGACGGGGCAGACCGGCCGGATCTTCTGCGGCAACGAGCTCGTCTTCGACGGCTACACCAACGGCAACACCAAGGACTTCGTCGACGGGCTCGTCTCGACCGGCGACATGGGGCACGTCGACGACGGGCTCTACTTCGTCGACGGTCGCGATGACGACATGATCGTCAGCGGCGGGGAGAACGTGTACCCCATCGAGGTCGAGGGGCTGCTCGCCGAGCACCCCGCGGTCCGCGAGGTCTCCGTGATCGGTGTCCCCGACCCCGACTTCGGGCAGCGGCTCGCCGCCTTCGTCGCACTCACCGAGGGCCACGAGCTGACCGCCGACGAGATCAAGGAGCACGTCCGCGCGCACCGCGCCCGGCACTGCATCCCCCGCGAGGTCGTCTTCATGGACGAGCTGCCCCGCAATGCCACCGGCAAGATCCTCAACCGGGAGCTGCGCAAGCACTTCGCCTGA
- a CDS encoding SCP2 sterol-binding domain-containing protein has protein sequence MSPQEFAKTVAQMSDKEVSEVMRGEHRGAILDAVFARFPELFRPDKAKGTSGTVQFRITGGPDEQPHDTYEIVVGDGTCTVSPEPGSDYDASLMMGPPEFVKMATGRGNPTMLVMRGKIKVKGDIALAAKFPSLFDIPKA, from the coding sequence ATGAGTCCGCAGGAGTTTGCGAAGACCGTCGCGCAGATGTCCGACAAGGAGGTCTCCGAGGTCATGCGCGGCGAGCACCGGGGCGCGATCCTCGATGCGGTCTTCGCCCGCTTCCCCGAGCTCTTCCGGCCCGACAAGGCGAAGGGAACGTCCGGCACGGTGCAGTTCCGCATCACCGGTGGTCCCGACGAGCAGCCGCACGACACCTACGAGATCGTCGTCGGCGACGGCACCTGCACCGTCTCGCCGGAGCCCGGCTCGGACTACGACGCCTCGCTGATGATGGGGCCGCCGGAGTTCGTCAAGATGGCGACGGGTCGGGGCAACCCGACGATGCTCGTCATGCGCGGCAAGATCAAGGTCAAGGGCGACATCGCCCTGGCCGCGAAGTTCCCCAGCCTCTTCGACATCCCCAAGGCCTGA
- the topA gene encoding type I DNA topoisomerase, protein MASKLVIVESPAKAKTIAGYLGPDYAVEASVGHIRDIPTPSEMPADMKKGPFGRFGVNIEEGFEPFYVVDPDKKKKVTELKRLLKDADTLYLATDEDREGEAIAWHLLETLKPKIPVQRMVFHEITKEAIQRAVEDTRELDLDLVNAQESRRILDRLYGYEVSPVLWRKVKAGLSAGRVQSVATRIVVERERERMAFKVASYWSVEGTFSSGTAPFAARLATLDGRKVATGSDFDDTGAVKKDARALDQRAATQVAEATIAAPVVVSSVSEKPYTRRPYAPFTTSTLQQEAGRKLGLGSKAAMGVAQKLYENGYITYMRTDSTNLSSSAVSAARGQARDMYGADFVPEAPRVYGKKSKNAQEAHEAIRPAGDRFRTPAQVAGELRGDEFRLYELIWKRTVASQMADAKGSTATIRMRADLTGCEAGEVAEYSASGTVITFRGFLAAYEEGTDEPAQPAKDGEARLPKVEEGASLDVVDAVASGHETSPPARYTEASLVKKMEELGIGRPSTYASTISTIQDRGYVRKKGTALVPTWLAFAVTRLMEVHFSRLVDYDFTASMEVDLDEIAAGDADRVAWLQRFYYGDEGSGPGLSGLVADLGDIDARAISTIEIGDGVVVRVGRYGPYVEEVVPKGVDPATGEVTDETKTTPAPKRATITDDVAPDELTPAMAREFLAAAADDGRVLGQDPETGRDVVVKNGRYGPYVTEVLEESADDKPKRGKAKVKPRTASLFKSMDPSTVDLEQALKLLSLPRTLGTVTETTTAEDGTEKSVEVPITAQNGRYGPYLKKGTDSRSIETEEQLFTMTLEEAVAIYAQPKQRGRAAAKPPLAEFGEDPVSGKKVVVKDGRFGPYVTDGETNATLRRGDEPETLTAERAYELIAEKRAKGPTTRKKSAKKTAKKTAKKATKKTAKKATKKAAAKKA, encoded by the coding sequence ATGGCCAGCAAGCTCGTCATCGTCGAGTCGCCCGCCAAGGCCAAGACCATCGCGGGCTACCTCGGCCCCGACTACGCGGTCGAGGCATCGGTCGGGCACATCCGCGACATCCCGACCCCGTCGGAGATGCCGGCCGACATGAAGAAGGGCCCCTTCGGCCGCTTCGGGGTCAACATCGAGGAGGGCTTCGAGCCCTTCTACGTCGTCGACCCGGACAAGAAGAAGAAGGTCACCGAGCTCAAGCGCCTGCTCAAGGACGCCGACACCCTCTACCTCGCCACCGATGAGGACCGTGAGGGCGAGGCGATCGCCTGGCACCTGCTCGAGACGCTCAAGCCGAAGATCCCGGTGCAGCGCATGGTCTTCCACGAGATCACCAAGGAGGCGATCCAGCGCGCCGTCGAGGACACCCGCGAGCTCGACCTCGACCTGGTCAACGCGCAGGAGTCGCGCCGCATCCTCGACCGCCTGTACGGCTACGAGGTCTCGCCCGTGCTGTGGCGCAAGGTCAAGGCGGGTCTGTCCGCCGGCCGCGTGCAGTCCGTGGCGACCCGCATCGTCGTCGAGCGCGAGCGCGAGCGGATGGCCTTCAAGGTCGCCTCCTACTGGAGCGTCGAGGGCACGTTCAGCTCCGGCACCGCCCCCTTCGCCGCCCGCCTCGCGACGTTGGACGGACGCAAGGTCGCCACCGGCTCCGACTTCGACGACACCGGTGCGGTGAAGAAGGACGCCCGCGCGCTCGACCAGCGCGCCGCGACCCAGGTCGCCGAGGCGACCATCGCGGCCCCGGTCGTCGTCAGCTCCGTCTCCGAGAAGCCCTACACGAGGCGCCCGTACGCCCCCTTCACCACGTCGACGCTGCAGCAGGAGGCCGGCCGCAAGCTCGGCCTCGGCTCCAAGGCGGCGATGGGCGTGGCGCAGAAGCTGTACGAGAACGGCTACATCACCTACATGCGAACCGACAGCACCAACCTGTCGAGCTCGGCGGTCTCGGCCGCCCGCGGCCAGGCCCGCGACATGTACGGCGCCGACTTCGTGCCCGAGGCGCCGCGCGTCTACGGCAAGAAGTCGAAGAACGCCCAGGAGGCGCACGAGGCGATCCGCCCCGCCGGTGACCGCTTCCGCACCCCGGCGCAGGTGGCCGGCGAGCTGCGGGGCGACGAGTTCCGGCTCTACGAGCTGATCTGGAAGCGCACCGTCGCCTCGCAGATGGCCGACGCCAAGGGCTCGACGGCGACGATCCGCATGCGCGCCGACCTCACCGGCTGCGAGGCCGGCGAGGTCGCCGAGTACTCCGCCTCGGGCACCGTCATCACCTTCCGCGGCTTCCTCGCCGCCTACGAGGAGGGCACCGACGAGCCGGCACAGCCGGCCAAGGACGGCGAGGCCCGCCTGCCGAAGGTCGAGGAGGGCGCGAGCCTCGACGTCGTCGACGCCGTCGCGTCCGGCCACGAGACCTCCCCGCCGGCGCGCTACACCGAGGCCTCGCTCGTGAAGAAGATGGAGGAGCTCGGCATCGGCCGCCCCTCCACCTATGCCTCGACGATCAGCACGATCCAGGACCGCGGCTACGTCCGCAAGAAGGGCACCGCCCTCGTCCCGACCTGGCTCGCCTTCGCCGTGACCCGCCTGATGGAGGTGCACTTCAGCCGTCTCGTCGACTACGACTTCACCGCCTCGATGGAGGTCGACCTCGACGAGATCGCCGCCGGTGACGCCGACCGCGTCGCCTGGCTGCAGCGCTTCTACTACGGCGACGAGGGCAGCGGCCCGGGCCTGTCCGGCCTCGTCGCCGACCTCGGCGACATCGACGCCCGGGCCATCTCGACGATCGAGATCGGCGACGGTGTCGTCGTGCGGGTCGGTCGCTACGGCCCCTATGTCGAGGAGGTCGTGCCGAAGGGGGTCGACCCCGCGACCGGTGAGGTCACCGACGAGACGAAGACGACGCCGGCGCCCAAGCGGGCGACGATCACCGACGACGTGGCCCCCGACGAGCTGACGCCGGCGATGGCGCGCGAGTTCCTCGCGGCGGCCGCCGACGACGGCCGGGTCCTGGGGCAGGACCCCGAGACCGGGCGCGACGTCGTCGTGAAGAACGGCCGCTACGGCCCCTACGTCACCGAGGTCCTCGAGGAGTCGGCCGACGACAAGCCCAAGCGCGGCAAGGCCAAGGTCAAGCCGCGCACGGCCTCGCTCTTCAAGAGCATGGACCCCTCGACGGTCGACCTCGAGCAGGCGCTCAAGCTCCTCTCTCTGCCGCGCACCCTCGGCACGGTCACCGAGACGACGACCGCCGAGGACGGCACGGAGAAGTCGGTCGAGGTGCCGATCACCGCGCAGAACGGTCGCTACGGGCCGTACCTGAAGAAGGGCACCGACTCGCGCTCGATCGAGACCGAGGAGCAGCTCTTCACGATGACCCTCGAGGAGGCCGTCGCGATCTACGCCCAGCCCAAGCAGCGTGGCCGCGCCGCGGCCAAGCCGCCGCTGGCAGAGTTCGGCGAGGACCCGGTGAGCGGCAAGAAGGTCGTCGTCAAGGACGGGCGCTTCGGCCCCTATGTCACCGACGGCGAGACGAATGCGACCCTGCGCCGCGGCGACGAGCCCGAGACGCTCACCGCGGAGCGGGCCTACGAGCTCATCGCCGAGAAGCGCGCCAAGGGCCCGACGACCCGCAAGAAGTCGGCGAAGAAGACGGCCAAGAAGACCGCGAAGAAGGCCACGAAGAAGACGGCGAAGAAGGCGACGAAGAAGGCAGCGGCCAAGAAGGCCTGA
- a CDS encoding dioxygenase has protein sequence MSTPPVLYLSHGAPPLADDARWTAELARWSGSFDKPKNVLMVSAHWEDAPVTVSPVEHKVPLTYDFWGFPQHYYDVTYDAPLAPELAAEVSALLKPKGVEVRHDETRGLDHGAYVPLVEMYPDADVPVLQMSMPTLDPHQLVELGRALAPLRDQGTLIVGSGFTTHNLRWFNPRAGADAAPPTASSEFDHWAAETVDAGDIDSLERMLEIAPAGHEAHPRTEHWAPLYIAMGAADASGATQRDVAVDGFWFGLSKRSWQFS, from the coding sequence ATGAGCACTCCTCCCGTCCTCTACCTCTCCCACGGCGCCCCGCCGCTGGCCGACGACGCCCGGTGGACCGCCGAGCTCGCCCGCTGGTCCGGCTCCTTCGACAAGCCCAAGAACGTCCTCATGGTCTCCGCCCACTGGGAGGACGCCCCCGTCACGGTGAGCCCGGTCGAGCACAAGGTCCCGCTCACGTACGACTTCTGGGGCTTCCCCCAGCACTACTACGACGTCACCTACGACGCGCCCCTCGCCCCGGAGCTCGCGGCGGAGGTCTCCGCCCTGCTCAAGCCGAAGGGGGTCGAGGTCCGCCACGACGAGACCCGCGGCCTCGACCACGGCGCCTACGTCCCCCTCGTCGAGATGTACCCCGACGCCGACGTGCCGGTCCTGCAGATGTCGATGCCGACGCTCGACCCGCACCAGCTCGTCGAGCTCGGCCGCGCGCTGGCGCCGCTGCGCGACCAGGGCACCCTGATCGTCGGGTCCGGCTTCACGACGCACAACCTGCGCTGGTTCAACCCCCGCGCCGGAGCCGACGCCGCCCCGCCGACGGCCTCGAGCGAGTTCGACCACTGGGCCGCCGAGACCGTCGACGCCGGCGACATCGACTCCCTCGAGCGGATGCTCGAGATCGCCCCCGCCGGGCACGAGGCGCACCCGCGCACCGAGCACTGGGCACCGCTCTACATCGCGATGGGCGCAGCCGACGCCTCCGGCGCGACGCAGCGCGATGTCGCCGTCGACGGCTTCTGGTTCGGCCTGTCGAAGCGGTCCTGGCAGTTCAGCTGA
- a CDS encoding DUF4878 domain-containing protein encodes MKKLVTLAVAGTFALGLTACGSDNGPEKAVEDFVAAAKDKDYAALCDAFDPEIIKTLEDADPGKDCATIFKENEKDLNIPDDPKVEILGSEIADDEKTATVQVKNEDGKEDEIELKKVDDEWKITTTS; translated from the coding sequence ATGAAGAAGCTCGTCACGCTGGCCGTCGCCGGCACCTTCGCGCTCGGCCTGACGGCCTGCGGCAGCGACAACGGCCCGGAGAAGGCGGTCGAGGACTTCGTCGCGGCGGCCAAGGACAAGGACTACGCCGCGCTGTGCGACGCCTTCGACCCCGAGATCATCAAGACGCTCGAGGACGCCGACCCGGGCAAGGACTGCGCGACGATCTTCAAGGAGAACGAGAAGGACCTCAACATCCCCGACGACCCGAAGGTCGAGATCCTCGGCTCCGAGATCGCCGACGACGAGAAGACCGCCACCGTCCAGGTGAAGAACGAGGACGGCAAGGAAGACGAGATCGAGCTCAAGAAGGTCGACGACGAGTGGAAGATCACCACCACCAGCTGA
- a CDS encoding methyltransferase: MTSSTTPRTDPELLAALRADLAAAPFGVDAVRERLGDLAASALGREQVLPARRAVAGARDPLGVLIGCFGLGLPTAADDLARALPRTGVTGAVTLGIVEPHGAHVVARCDLRPYGDDADHAWWVASDPTEHARSEPLPVDHVLGIGGASTTLASWTPRSHVTRALDLGTGCGVQALHLSTHADAVVATDLSRRALGYAAFNAALNELDWDLREGSFLEPVAGEAFDLVVSNPPFVITPRSGQVPLYEYRDGGAAGDDVVAALTRGIGAHLAPGGVAQLLGNWETVAGQDWRERVGAWVADSGLDAWVVQRDVQDPAEYAELWTRDGGHLPGTSEHDALVGAWLDDFASRDIAQIGFGIITLHRPTGERAPFVDLVEATGPVASPMGPAVAAGLVARDRLAGLDDDALLDTAWRCAPDVTTETHAAPGASDPNVIVLRQGGGLARSVRLDTLDAALVSVCDGELTARQALTAISALLDLPTGDTLGAGSALVRRLAADGLLLPE, encoded by the coding sequence GTGACCTCCAGCACCACGCCCCGCACCGACCCCGAGCTGCTCGCCGCCCTGCGGGCGGACCTCGCTGCCGCGCCCTTCGGCGTCGACGCGGTCCGTGAGCGCCTCGGCGACCTCGCCGCCAGCGCCCTCGGACGTGAGCAGGTCCTGCCGGCCCGGCGGGCGGTCGCCGGGGCCCGTGACCCGCTCGGTGTGCTCATCGGGTGCTTCGGGCTCGGGCTGCCCACGGCCGCCGACGACCTCGCGCGGGCCCTGCCGCGCACCGGCGTCACCGGCGCCGTGACCCTGGGCATCGTCGAGCCGCACGGCGCGCACGTCGTCGCCCGGTGCGACCTGAGGCCCTACGGCGACGACGCCGACCACGCGTGGTGGGTCGCCTCCGACCCGACCGAGCACGCGCGCAGCGAGCCGCTGCCGGTCGACCACGTGCTCGGCATCGGCGGCGCCTCGACGACCCTGGCGTCGTGGACCCCGCGCTCCCATGTCACCCGCGCGCTCGACCTCGGCACCGGGTGTGGCGTGCAGGCGCTGCACCTGTCGACGCACGCCGACGCCGTCGTCGCGACCGACCTCTCCCGCCGGGCCCTCGGCTACGCGGCCTTCAACGCGGCGCTCAACGAGCTCGACTGGGACCTGCGCGAGGGGTCCTTCCTCGAGCCGGTGGCCGGCGAGGCCTTCGACCTCGTCGTGAGCAACCCCCCCTTCGTCATCACGCCGCGCAGCGGGCAGGTGCCGCTCTACGAGTACCGCGACGGCGGGGCCGCCGGTGACGACGTCGTCGCGGCGCTCACCCGCGGGATCGGGGCACACCTGGCGCCCGGGGGCGTCGCCCAGCTCCTCGGCAACTGGGAGACCGTCGCCGGCCAGGACTGGCGCGAGCGGGTCGGCGCGTGGGTCGCCGACAGCGGGCTCGATGCCTGGGTCGTGCAGCGCGACGTGCAGGACCCGGCCGAGTACGCGGAGCTGTGGACCCGCGACGGCGGGCACCTGCCCGGCACGAGCGAGCACGACGCCCTCGTCGGCGCGTGGCTCGACGACTTCGCCTCGCGGGACATCGCCCAGATCGGCTTCGGCATCATCACGCTGCACCGGCCGACGGGGGAGCGGGCTCCCTTCGTCGATCTCGTCGAGGCGACCGGACCGGTGGCCTCGCCCATGGGCCCCGCCGTGGCCGCCGGCCTCGTCGCCCGCGACCGGCTCGCCGGCCTCGACGACGACGCCCTGCTCGACACCGCGTGGCGCTGCGCCCCCGACGTGACGACCGAGACGCACGCAGCGCCCGGCGCCAGCGACCCCAATGTCATCGTCCTGCGTCAGGGTGGCGGGCTGGCCCGCTCGGTGCGCCTCGACACCCTCGACGCCGCCCTCGTGTCCGTGTGCGACGGCGAGCTCACGGCGCGACAGGCGCTCACCGCGATCAGCGCGCTGCTCGACCTGCCCACCGGTGACACCCTCGGCGCCGGCTCCGCCCTCGTGCGCCGGCTCGCCGCAGACGGGCTGCTCCTGCCGGAGTAG